ATGTATTCTAAATTCTTCTATTTAGTAGGTCATGGACGTGATTTTCTAATACTTGGATGATAGTCTCCAGGCACCCTCCTGAAGGCTATGTTAAGTCTGTTCCACCCGTTTATAGCTATGATTGCAAGGGTAAGGTCCACCAGCTCCTTTTCGCTGAAATGTTTCTTCATCTGTTGATAGACCTCGTCAGGAACATGACTATCAGCTACAAGTGTAATTGCCTCCGTCCAAAGTAGAGCTGCCCTTTCCCTTTGAGAATAGAAGGGGGTTTCAGACCAGGCAGGTAGAGAATAGATTCTTTGCCCATTCTCTCCCTCAGCCAAGGCATCCTTGACATGCATATCTATGCACCATGCGCATCCGTTTATTTGCGAAGCTCTGATCTTAACGAGGTTGAGGAGTGAAGC
This is a stretch of genomic DNA from Conexivisphaerales archaeon. It encodes these proteins:
- a CDS encoding carboxymuconolactone decarboxylase family protein encodes the protein MKARLDYTKIAPGVREAMLGLERYVQSSGLEASLLNLVKIRASQINGCAWCIDMHVKDALAEGENGQRIYSLPAWSETPFYSQRERAALLWTEAITLVADSHVPDEVYQQMKKHFSEKELVDLTLAIIAINGWNRLNIAFRRVPGDYHPSIRKSRP